A region of the Rhizobium binae genome:
GGCCACGCAGCCGCAGGATCAACGGGATGAGGAAGGCGGCGGCGGCGACGACGAGCAGGCCGGCAGCGATCGGCGACATGACCAGCGTCGTGATGTCGCCCTGGCTGATCGCCAGCGCCCGGCGCAGCTGCTGTTCGGCAAGCGGCCCGAGGATCAGGCCGACGACCGTCGGCGCAATCGGATAGCCGAAGAGCCGCATCACGTAACCGAGCAGGCCGAAAGCCAGCAGCATGCCGAGTTCGAACACCGACGGGTTGGCGCCAATCGTCCCGAGCGTTGCAAACAGCAGAATGCCCGCATAAAGCCACGGCTTCGGGATGGTCAGCAGCCGCACCCAGAGGCCAATCATCGGCAGGTTCAGGACCAACAGCATCGCATTGGCGATGAGCAGGCTGGCGATCAGACCCCAGACGAGCTGCGGATTTGTGGCAAACAGCAGCGGCCCGGGCTGCAGCCCGTATTGCTGGAAGCCGGCAAGCATGATCGCCGCCGTTGCCGTCGTCGGCAGGCCGAGGGTCAGCAGCGGCACCAGCGTCCCGGCCGCAGACGCGTTGTTCGCCGCCTCCGGGCCGGCCACGCCTTCGATCGCGCCATGGCCGAACTCCTCGGGGTTCTTGGCCAGCCGCTTTTCTGTCGCATAGGACAGGAACGTGCCGATCTCGGCGCCGCCGGCCGGCATGGCGCCGATCGGAAAGCCGATCAGCGTGCCGCGCAGCCAGGCTTTCCACGAGCGCGCCCAGTCCTGCGCATTCATCCACAGCGAGCCCTTGACGGCTTCGACCTTATCCTCGATCCGGTTGCCCTGTGCGGCGATATAAAGCGTCTCGCCGATCGCGAACATCGCCACTGCGAGCGTCGTCACCTCGATGCCGTCGAGCAGGTCGGGTATGCCGAAGGAAAGCCGCGCCTGCCCCGTCTGCTGGTCGATGCCGACCATGGCAAGGGCAAAGCCGATGAACAGCGAGGTCAGCCCCCGCAGCGCAGAATCGCCGAAGGCCGAGGAGACGGTGACGAAGGCGAGCACCATCAGTGCGAAATATTCACGCGGTCCGAAGACCAACGCCAGTTTGACGATATAGGGGGCGATGAAGGCGAGCCCGAGTGTGGCGATCAGGCCGGCGACGAAGGAACCGATCGCCGCCGTCGCCAGCGCCGGTCCGCCGCGCCCGGCTCGCGCCATCTTGTTGCCCTCGAGCGCTGTGACGATCGAGGCACTTTCGCCCGGCGTGTTCAACAGGATCGAGGTCGTCGAACCCCCATACATGCCGCCGTAATAAATGCCGGCGAACATGATCAGCGAACCGCCGGGGTCGAGCTTGTAGGTGGCGGGCAACAGCAACGCCACGGTGAGTGCGGGTCCGATGCCGGGCAGCACGCCGACGGCAGTGCCGAGCGTCACGCCGACCAGCGCATAAACCAGGTTCATCGGCTGCATCGCAACCAGGATTCCCTGCCATAGGAATTCGAATGTACTCATCTTGCTATCCCAAGCGCGTTCCCGGCCGTGCGTTACCCGATCCGGCGCTGCGCAAAATCAAAAGTGCCGACAGCGCGTCCGCGCTGTCAGAAGAACAGGCGTTCGAGCGGGCCGGCCGGCAGCGTCAGCTGCAGCAGCTGCGAGAAGATCACCCAGACGGTGAAGCTGAAGACGATGCCGAACGGCAGCGAGATCCACAGCTTGCGTTTACCGAAGCCGCGCGCCGTCAGCGCAAACAGCAGCCCGGTGGCGATCGAGAAGCCGGCGGGGCGCAGAAGCAGCATCTGCCCGACAAGACCGGCGACGATCCAGATGACGGGCGCCACTTCCTGCCGGTCGCGTTCCGGAAATTCGCCGCGCCAGGCTTCGGCGAGTGTCCAGATCCCAAGACAGAAGAGGCCGAAGGCCACCACTTCGGGCACCGTTGCCGGGCCGATACGATCATACTGCGCGATGGTTTTCAGATGCGATGCATCCCAGGCCATCACGCCGGCGACGACAAAGAGGAAAAGGGCAATGGTGAACGCCGCCCAATCAGGGCGGCGCGTGGTTGCCGAGGAGGTGTTATCCTCGCTCATTGAACAAGTCCGATCTCTTTGAGAATGGCTTCCGTGGCGGAAACGTCCTTTTCGAGCTGCGCCTTGAAGGCGTCGCCGGACAGATAGGTGTCGGCCCAGCCCTTGGTCTTCAGGATTTCCTGCCAGGTGGCGGAGCCGTGCAGCTTCTCGAAATCGGCGGTGATGGCCGCGACTTGCTCGGCCGAAAGGCCGGGGGCAGCGGCGACCATGCGCCAGTTCTGGATGCTGACATCAGTACCGGCTTCCTTCAGCGTCGGGGCATCAACGCCGTCGATGCGCTTGTCGCCGGATACGGCGAGAAGGCGGAGCGTGCCCGATTTCACTTGCGATTCGAACTCGCCATAGCCCGAGACGCCGGCCGTGACCTGACCGCCGAGGATTGCGGCGAGCGCCTCGCCACCGCCCGAAAAGGCGACATAGTTGATCTTGGTCGGATCGACGCCTGCAGCCTTGGCGATTAGGCCGACGGTGATGTGATCGGTACCGCCGGCCGAGCCGCCGCCCCAGGAAACGGCGCCCGGATCCTTCTTCAGCGCCGCGACCAGATCGGCCATCGTTTTGATATCGGACGAGGCGGGAACGACGACGGCCTCATATTCGCCAGTCAGGCGAGCGATCGGCGTGACGTCCTTGAGTGTTACCGGTGACTTGTTGGTGAGGATGGCGCCGACCATGACATAGCCGCCGACGATCAGCGAGTTCGGGTTGCCGGCAGCCTGGCTGCTGAACTGCGCCAGCCCGATGGTGCCGCCGGCGCCGGGGACGTTCTGGACTTGGACGTTGCCGGAAATCTTCTCCTGCTGCAGCGCGGTCTGCAGCGAACGGGCGGTCTGGTCCCAGCCGCCGCCGGGCGCGGCCGGCGCGATGATGGTATAGTCGGCTGCATAGGCCGGCAGCGCGATCGCCGCTGCGAGAATTGTTGCAAT
Encoded here:
- a CDS encoding tripartite tricarboxylate transporter TctB family protein is translated as MSEDNTSSATTRRPDWAAFTIALFLFVVAGVMAWDASHLKTIAQYDRIGPATVPEVVAFGLFCLGIWTLAEAWRGEFPERDRQEVAPVIWIVAGLVGQMLLLRPAGFSIATGLLFALTARGFGKRKLWISLPFGIVFSFTVWVIFSQLLQLTLPAGPLERLFF
- a CDS encoding Bug family tripartite tricarboxylate transporter substrate binding protein, which translates into the protein MKHTFIATILAAAIALPAYAADYTIIAPAAPGGGWDQTARSLQTALQQEKISGNVQVQNVPGAGGTIGLAQFSSQAAGNPNSLIVGGYVMVGAILTNKSPVTLKDVTPIARLTGEYEAVVVPASSDIKTMADLVAALKKDPGAVSWGGGSAGGTDHITVGLIAKAAGVDPTKINYVAFSGGGEALAAILGGQVTAGVSGYGEFESQVKSGTLRLLAVSGDKRIDGVDAPTLKEAGTDVSIQNWRMVAAAPGLSAEQVAAITADFEKLHGSATWQEILKTKGWADTYLSGDAFKAQLEKDVSATEAILKEIGLVQ
- a CDS encoding tripartite tricarboxylate transporter permease, with product MSTFEFLWQGILVAMQPMNLVYALVGVTLGTAVGVLPGIGPALTVALLLPATYKLDPGGSLIMFAGIYYGGMYGGSTTSILLNTPGESASIVTALEGNKMARAGRGGPALATAAIGSFVAGLIATLGLAFIAPYIVKLALVFGPREYFALMVLAFVTVSSAFGDSALRGLTSLFIGFALAMVGIDQQTGQARLSFGIPDLLDGIEVTTLAVAMFAIGETLYIAAQGNRIEDKVEAVKGSLWMNAQDWARSWKAWLRGTLIGFPIGAMPAGGAEIGTFLSYATEKRLAKNPEEFGHGAIEGVAGPEAANNASAAGTLVPLLTLGLPTTATAAIMLAGFQQYGLQPGPLLFATNPQLVWGLIASLLIANAMLLVLNLPMIGLWVRLLTIPKPWLYAGILLFATLGTIGANPSVFELGMLLAFGLLGYVMRLFGYPIAPTVVGLILGPLAEQQLRRALAISQGDITTLVMSPIAAGLLVVAAAAFLIPLILRLRGRGQVLAQLAANED